The Phlebotomus papatasi isolate M1 chromosome 3, Ppap_2.1, whole genome shotgun sequence genomic sequence CGAATCCCTGGTAAACCGTCACAATGTGATCAACGATGTCCTTGTAGTGAACCGTGAGCTGCATCAGAGCTTGCTCTCTTTCATTCATTATATTCTCCTCCACGCTCTTCAGATCCATTGCAGACACCGTGGAAATCCTTAGGATTGGCAGATCACAGATCTTCTCACAGATGTCCACGATCTTGTTATTGCTCATTTTGTAGATGTTGACAAATTCCTGCACCTGACTCGTGTACATAACACAATCATGGATGTAATTGTCACTGAAGTCTCCTGCCCAGTTAAGCTTGTAGATGCCCATTGTGACTTTTTTGTCACAGAGTTTAATGAGTGCCTTAAACAAGAGTCTCTCCTTGTCTGACAATCCTGTAAGGATCCTATTGTAATCCAGCACAACAGTTAGAACACTTTCAAATGTGATCTTTGTGGTTTCGTATTTCCCAAAGAAGAGGTTTAAGTGGATTGGTATGGGAAACCCCAGATACTGGAAGTAAATGATATCGTCGAAAAGATTGAGAACCTTCCGGTCAATGTTGCATTCTAACAGGCCCGGACGGGACACACTTCTTAGCATGAGAGATCTCTGAAGACACTGAACCACTTCTTCCTTGACGGAATTGGCCCAGTGATCCCGAAGTTCCCTCACTTGGGTCTTCACATTCTTCTCCATGACCTCAAATTGGGCTAGAATTCCTGGAGAATTCGGAACATCTACCATCCAAGCTGAATCAACCAGGATATTCTTAATACGTAGGATCTTATTGAGACAAATTGTCCCAATGATGGCTCTTCCAGCGTGCTTAGGATGAAGTGACGAACGcgtttcggaattttccagGAGATATGCATTTGTGTCATTGATCTCTTCGATCAAGAGATTCCATACCAGCATTACTTTAGCTACATAGGCCTGCTGCAGGCTCTTCCTATTGTAGAAGTTTGTCAGAGCGCAAAGAGCTTCGACACCTTCATCTACATTTGCCACTGTCTGAAATATTTGATCCATCCAATTTCCCACTATTTCTTCGAGGTCCTTTAGCATTCCTGCAATTTAAAAAACTCAGATCCAAAAACTGCCGTAGCTCattgcaagaaaaaaatagtaatagGTCCAGTAATAAAGGTGTCTCGAATAAAGAGGGAATGGTGTGTTGTATGAGATATTTGATATTGTCTATTTACCGTTTAGCGGTCCTTAACCGATAACCGAAACACAAAATACCCAAAAGATAAACCAAAGCTTAGGaccaataaaattgatattcagATAAAAAATAGTAACCGGTTCAGAACTAGTTCAAAACCGATTATAATCGGTTCAAtcttataagaaatttcaagatctttccaacgacctaaacatgataccattcagaCGAGAAATACGATCTGTGGAGCATTTTTAACCTTCgaccttgaaaaacagtttttagaaatcttagaaatgattcaacggtattttcgtatttttttcatggaaaaaaataagaacTTTTTGGGGCTAAGGAAGCTGAATCTTGAAAAATACGATTATTTCAAAGCTTTTGATACAGTCTTATAGCCTTATGCTGTAGCTTTTCTAAACTGTTCCTTCCTCGGTTCCTTCCTTAATACTTAccgtttttagtttttaaattacTCATCtctatttaatgatttttttgtttactaaatcttcttttttattaatgcaattagggtggaatcaccacttctcgccagttccccacttttcgccacttatattgaaatcgcattttttcattgtttgtgaaataaattagctgcaaaattatttgtatctctacTGCTGATACTTAAGGTAAAAAgtggaaagcgagacagtttggaaagttggacaaagcagtgtggaatgtgagacacctccctaaaaacttgataataaatcaattaaatatttcaattttcgataaaaagattattaaacctaattttgtgattatttgagaagttaaaaattcaaaagtcgttattaaacaatcaaagagtgacttgcaagaagaatttaaaaaatgtattgcatgcgcgatattcataaccttgacacgatagttgtcattttctctgtatcTTATGGAAGTtactaggaaaatatcaaagtgttttgtttgatttttcggtataatttgtgaaatattattaaaaaatagcaaaaataccTGGAGGAAAACAAAGATAAGCccctacagaactcccaaagcaagtggaaaaggacctggCCGGATTAGGTATCCAAATCTGCTAAAAAGTTGCATCCGCTTCAAAGCTATAACTGCTGTACAGCGCGGAGCGTCTATGTGAAATCTAAAGAATCTCTTTTtagttggacgtccaggaagttcttgctAATTAGGATTCCTCaagtgttacccggacataaagcaGGGATAAGCATAACCATCCAATATGCAAGTATACGCAGAAAACCCccaacaattgattttctacatatttcgtataatattttgtcattaatatcaataTGTCCAATGTCcatctttccaaaagtttttgtccaactttccaaaattttgtccatcttttcaaaatgtgttgttttctaatttgattgaatattctaattaattggttgaaaattgtaataaaaactgttaagattctattagaatatttcacaagaaaTCTCatgatataaattaaattaaaataaaaaatatttattcggcttaaaaaagcatttgaaattgaactattttcttaagtgtctccctcTCCACAATTCACCCTATAAAGTCGAAAAactctaattttttgttttaaatttaagtgtttagcattttttagaggaatattttaagcaaatgcatcaaatccaatatttcttatcaaatatgccaagtgtcatgaaacttccatcgaacaaaatttacgtttttggataattaatttgtctattgaatatttaattactttcgttagaatacataaaatttgtatttagctaagaattatttcattttataatatttttaggtAAAAATGTGCTATGGCgcaaaaatggtaatattttgaaattgatttaccacctgtcgccactgctaacttcacttcatatattctcagttgtcaaatctgctttgtttactttctgtaATAGaccttgatttctcaaataaaagcgaataaaaatcatttaaagtgaggaATActacattgcctaaaataatcgagtcttgtccttttcaagtgggtggccaGAAGTGGTTaaaaaactggcgaaaagtggtaaaaagtggcaacGAAGTGATTATTTTTggattgttaataaaaatcaggttTTAAGTAGTCTAGCGTTAAATTTTTTGGACTATAACTATAGTTTTGATGAGTCTAGAgtcaatacactcagtcccggcgtTATaaacttcgggattatgcacatacaattatgcaagtttgcctaccattgggagtcaatttgtgaaatcattcgggaaatttgaaaacactatgcttgttttttagaataaaactttttcttttattaaggtaaaaatttatatatattctaacaatttagtgaagaactctggccaaggAGTActgtttcttgataaatttcttttaagcaGTTGAAATTTTTGGCTcaaactacttttactccgcgtgaGATTCGTTCTACGGtcgattcattaaaaaaatcgcctgtgggtatgcaaaatTCTtgatgcataaagccatttcgcgcgtttttttttttctatccagaaaatgtgcataatcccgggactgagtgtacatctaagtaactttgcgTCAAATTTTAGTTATCTTataataaatggtcaaaaattatGACAAAGTTAATttaagtttttcctaaaagtggcgataagtggttactccaccctagatGTTGTCGtctttaaaaagatgtaaaaatgTAAGAAGTGTTGGAAGTGTACTTTTCGATACACTTCCTAAGTGCTGGAAGTGGGGGCTCCTCTAAAATTACAGATCAGCTAATACTCatgtataaatttttaatattgtctTTTCCTCTTTGGTTTAGTCTTTGAAATTAATCTTTTGCAAATCACTGAACATGGTAAGTTCAATTAAAGTTAAAGTATCATTAGATTTATGATATTCAAGTCTCACCTCTGAAGTCTTCCATTGTTTTCTGCCAAGTGTTATTGCGTACATCGAAGATCACTTCATGCTCCCTCTTGATGGCTTCTAGGCCCTCATTGTACATCCTTTCGACAGCCACAAAGGCGTTCTCGAATTGTGGTCCCCGCGTTCCACCAAATCGCGGTGCCGCAATCTTCTGATTCTCATTGTAGCGCCCAAAGACCATCATTGACTCACAAATGTCCACCATGTTGCAGAGGCGTCGCATGAAGGTGTCCACATGATTGAAAATTGCTGCTTCATCGAGCTTTCTCCAGTCCACTTCGCCAGATGTTTCCTCCTCATGTTGTCTCTTGATGCTCTCGTAGATCTCCCTGTGGGCGATGCAGCAATCGAGAGCCATCAGGCATACGCGGACACCCTCATTGGGACGCCCCCGCAAGATGCCAATTGTATCGATTTTGGTGCGACAATAGAGAATAATGTGATTGCTGAGTGCCCTGAAGAGGCCAGTGATCTCCTTGGGTGAACTGTAGAACTTCGAATGGGTCCATATCAGATAGATTGAATGCATGATCTTTGGCAGAATCGCAGGAATGTCCAAGGGATTCGATGCATTCTCCAGTTCTTGACTTGGAGTCACGAGGATTGAAAGGAATTTGTAATTCGACTCTGCTCGTTCCAGCTCCTTCTGACAGTCTTCAAAGAGGATGGCTAATTGCTTTCGATAGATTGACTGGGACTTCTCCAGGATCTCCATTATATGACACACCTCACGGCATTTAATTTGCATTGTAAGTGCCAAAAGTGTTTCATCTAGGAGAAATTAACACTGCTTTCATAAAGCAAACAGTAagcaatatttaaaagaaatctaaTAATGAGAACCGTTGAGCGTCTGGGAAAAATGGGTcagcttagaaaattttgattaattagtAGGAGTATCACCTATTGAAATATGGTAACTCCAATggttttcctaaaatttttcacgtgaaaaaagtgcttcagaaaaatgtaatgatttttttagacTGCTTTTGATCGATCGTATTCGAAGGCAGGCACTGAGTTCTACTTTCGTACAAATCGACattacattttgatttttttttcgccaGGAAAATCTGAAAACTATTGAGTGCCAAATGGGGTAATGGCGCTTACCTGTTCTCAATCGATTTTTAAACCAATTCATTAATCGAAATACTCCACAAAATAGcttaaagagtaaaaaaaatgattttcggataaaaattacttatcggttcataactggttcactaccggttcaaaactgatttataaatcactcaaaatatttcccaaaataaggaataatttaattgaattttatataaaatatagttatatgttcccagcgagcacagttagctgaaaaaaagGGCGTGTTCTCgtgttcagcatatttttgttgaaaCCATCAGCAAAAATGGGTTGACTGGTTAGCAGTCACTGGACAAAAAgtactaaccaaatatatgaaaatggcaGTGCCTCGCAAATTTTCCTATAAGCTTAACAGAATTCAAAcaggttcaaaaccgattgcaACCGactcagttttgtcggaaattccaagaccttttcaacgagtccaaacatgacttcattcgcctgataaatgtGATCTCTAGAGcccttttaacctttgaccttgaaaaaccattattaggaatgattcaacggtactTTCGCACATGGTCAATTGTCCGCCcggggtaatctctaaaacatatccaaaaatgtaaaaattgcaTGACGCGTTTTGGGGAGGTTCTCTTAGTTAGGTCCTAAGCGTCccaagttgctatctctaaccgtttggcctctagagctggcgacagtcggacagacagacggacaaacagcgacattgctcagaaatcgtctgaaacttGAAGAATTGTTGTCAAAAGTGGTCTCCTGGGGgaggaaggtggaaattttgggggatgaaaaaatccagggattatatactgctctctccgtggaattcgagcagtaaaatagtattaaaaattcaacattatTTTCTTATTCGAATGCAGGGCACCTtcccctacacagtaaaaacaattttgtaaaattgttcataaatatttgtgaCTTTCTCTTGGGGACTTCGAAAATGCTCACAAATCGTATAACTTaccaaaaagttcgtaaaatgttgtactttttcacaatcATTGTTCGTAGcgtgatcacttgacgagcataatctgttcttttacaaacagaCTGTTTGTCTAGCAGAATTTagcgaacaaatgacaaaattttacgaacatttttctatgtattttacaaacatttgcaaacaaacaaggggtaactcatatttagaaaccattgTCAATTGTCCAAGAAACGCTTCGCGGaacccaagaaacccaaaaattgcatcgcgaaacccgagaaacccaaaaattgcatcgcaaaactcaagaaatccactttttgcatcgcggaACCCGGGAAACACAATTTCCGCATCGCGaaacgaaacccgagaaacccaaaaattgcatcacgtttaattatgaagctttcaattttcacgtttaattatgaagctactttgatcaaattcgctgtatttcttcctattttatcgtgattctttataattgagcgctttttgtgtaatttacaaaggctttgacgcccaaatctatcgataaaccggatgacattttgccccaaatgcccatttgagagagagtctactgtatatatgcTTATGCCGGataaactgtcaaatatggacataaatttttctagtgtgtagacgccattacgaacaatgtttgtgaaaaacgtacaaatttttacgaacctgTTTgcgggttatacgatttacgagcatttcgtaaggcCCTTCGTGAGATCTTCTTCGTTAGAAGCCTCTCACAAAGGAAATTGACCgttcacaaaaattattttaacattttttttttaattttcttgattaaaaaaaaataatatggaaaaatttctgAATGATGGCAATGATGGTTTGAATGATGGCAAACTttctacaaacttttacaaaattgcttatCAAACTTTGCTAAAtttaaagagtaaaattaatcTCTTTAACAAAAAAGTAAACTAATTGATACACCGATTTACCAACTTTTTTGTCATTATTTTGTACTCGAGTGAttttcttttgacaaactttttgctAAACCTCTTTTCTAAGTTCTCAAATAAAATCATTACAACGCTGTTTACTAAAAGTGTGGCAAAAGAATATTTGTTAGTAGATTTTGTGAAGAACATCGTTCCAACAAACTTTTTACAAGCCTTTTAGAGTAGTCCAATGTGGGACAATTTCACGcagcttatattttttaaactcttGTTAAACgaataattgattaattttcgatGGTTTTTCTTGAGCATTGACtctgtaaaaattttcagaacaATTCCCagaaaacaaattaataaaaaatgataatcaTTTGTTCTTTTTTCCATGTCAATTATtgagataatttttatttacttcagTGTCTTTGACTCATCAGAGTAATAGTAATGTAAGGGGCGCGGGGGTGCGGTAGAACATGTTTTAAAGGGAAAGTAAAATGAcctaaaaaaagtaaatcaaaTTCGAGATTCCTCAATTCATGTGATTTTTAATTGTTCTTCAGAACACAAATGAAGTTTTATGAACagttcttaactctttcgcgtcattagggtcatatatgacccggggaaaaaacaatttcttttgactatttacattaattgaaatctatcggtttgtgcacgacatcataatagaaggatgtaagattcttggctaattttctcaagactccagatattcaggaaaagaaaatatttgagatcaaaaatcacgaatttcgaactttgtgaaatgacttttctttttcaaaattttttatattaatttatttttttcagcaaaaagttctttagaaacacaaaatagaatatctaaagattgtatattgcatattttgatataataaactactttcaattttccagaaaagccgtgtagaattttccgggtcatatatgaccctatagtccccaagggtaacagtgttttcgtcccaaacctgcagcgaaatgtagttgggacattgtttttctttgtgaaatgcaggtgggacatcttgctcctggacatttaatcttatatctgatgaattataacatattttgcaatattttagagtattctgcaagcgtctcatgttgtgcaattgtattgtgtgtgaataaatatgtggataagtttatttttgccaaatactactcaaaatattgtgacagtgactgttcaagggattaccaggaaggttccttgaacaccagtagtacagtgttcatcaagacaatccagtttgccatggttttggccaaattaataacttcaagcaaaaaaaactttaaaaaagcccgtgatatagattttgaaaatggtatgtacacttcccttgaggacaacagggtcatatatgacccgggggttttccgagttttcacgcaatggaaaatttttttcctctctgaactattatatttgatcataaagcattaggaaaaactcaattttgcatgaattcatctgctgaataaaagtgggacgcgaaagagttaagaacaAGATGAACTTTTTAGTCAAAAACTGAAATGGATCATCAGTGGAAAAGTTCGAATTTCCaatctaatacgggcttcagacctaaggcctaGCCATCTGGCTGAAAtcttctaatttcttatcacgcacgatattttaggaaattgttgtttatggctacggcacaccttttagatcaggaaaatttcatgaagtcgaaattcgaaaccctttctttctcacatgttttgcatatgactatctcattctttcgcactccaaattcgattgagctaaattgaatttggagtgatgtttaagagaagaagaagagtgcgagagaatgagataggcatatgcaaaacatgtgagaaagaaagggatccgaaatttgacttcatgaaattttcttgatctaaaaggtgtgcccgaacCATTAGGATTGGATAGTAACGGCAAAtgttccattagattttgaaaattaataaaattacttatttagatttttgagaccttaggGAACTAGActaagcctccagtctgaagccggcataaggcTTTCTATTAATGAATACCTCTAGAATGTTTCTTAGGTGTCCAGCTGCCATAAAAAATTATCTTCCACAAGAATAGGAaatttcctgattttttttaatgggtCTCGTGCAATTGGGCATCTTTTTGATAATGATTTATCAATTTATAAAAGGCGTGAGGTAATTTATAGATATcgaataataaaattctttacttACGTCTGTAAAGCCAGAAATCATATTCATCAGATGGACAAACACTGTCATGATCCGTCTGATCCGTGTCAGCTAAAGCCGTACGAATCTGTGTCATCCAGTGCGTGGCCACAGCTTCCAAACGCTTCAAGTATCGAGGATCCTTAACAGCTTCCAGAGGTTCTAAATGCATTCCCTCTGTTGGTATGTAGAGGACCGTGAATCCTGCCAGTTTATGATGCAAGTGACTCACATGGGCCAGAAACCCATGGACAGCCTCAAGACAAGCAGACTTAACGCTCTCTGACCATGGTTCATATGCGAAAAAAATGGGCGCGAAGACAATCTCCAAGAGAGCTAACATAGAACCATCCACCTCGTGCATTGTCCCAAATTGGACGCAATCATGGAATCCATCCACGGCGAAGATCTCCCCGGGCAGACGCAGGAAGTACGTGAAATCGAGCACTGATGCTGCTGGGAAGCCCAAAGATGCACTCAGGGCATTCCCATCGTAGAAAATCAACAGCACTAGCTCAGATACATTCATGAACCACTTCCTGATCGTCTCAACGCAATCTTCTGTCCAGTCTGACTCGTGCAGGTCAAACAGAGTGGTCATATTCTGCACAAACTCCACCAACTTGTCCAGCTCCTCGTCAGTGTACTGTGGCACAGGGATTTGAGGTTCACTATCCTCAACAATTACTTCTCTTGGCTTATCTGGAATGGGATTTTATGTTGAATGTGAGGAAATTCTTCTGAAGAATTCCACTATCTTTACCTTCATCACTCTCCTCGGACACACTCACTTCGCTATGCACATCCTGACCACCTTCCATTTTCACTTTTACAAGTCTTTTCAGCCTTTATactttatattttattgttaAACAACTTCCATGGAAACGAGAGGGAAGCCGGAACACTTAAATGTTTCAGGAGTGTTTCATGAAACatgagaaaaacatctcttgtATCCAGTTATAGAAATCAGTAATCAcggcattaactctttcgcgtcattagggtcatacgtgacccggggaaaaaccaattttttttactatttagattaattgaaatctatcggtttggctaattttctcaagactccagatatccaggaaaagaaaatatttgagatcaaaattcacgaatttcgaactttctgaaatgacttttctttttcaattttttttatattcatttatttttttcagcaaaaagttctttagaaacacaaaatagaatatccaaagattgtatattgcatattttgatataataaactactgtCAATTtaccagaaaagcgtgtagaattttccgggtcatatatgaccctattgtcggcaagggaaaagtttatgaaagtgttttcgtgccaacaatgtagttgggacagttgggacattgtttttctctGTAAAATCCAAAAGtaaaatatcttgctcctggacatttcatcttatatctgatgaattataacatattttgcaatattttagagtattctgcacgcgtctcatattgtgcaattgtattgtgtgtgaataaatatgtggataagtttatttttgccaaataccactgaaaatattgtgacagtgactgttcaaagGATTatcaggaagattccttgaacaccaggagtacagtgtccatcaaaacaatccaatttgccatggttttggccaaattagtaaattcaagtaaaaaaaactctcagaaagcccgtaatatagattttgaaaatggtatgtacacttcccttgaggacaacagggtcatatatgacccggggtttttccgagttttcacgcaatggaaattttttttcctctcagaactattatatttgatcataaagcattaggaaaaactcaattttacatgaattcacttgctgaataaaagtgtgacgcgaaagagttaattctGTTAAAAGTGTTGCCtcgaaatattctccttaaaaaaaaggAGCTGGGATTGCTGAAGTTCATAGGGTTGTAAAGGTAGcgttactaaagaattttaacaaaaggttctgagtataattaattaaaacttttttctctgaatttgtTACTCAAAGTCTTTAAATAACGGTATCTTTTACGACCCTGCGATCTTTAAaggtttttaacttttttcaagaagaatattactGTATAAGAGACATTTCTCTAAatacaatccttttttttattaatttaaaggaTGTTCACagatttattgttattattatttaataatttctctAAACAAATAGGGTTCGCCCCTCTTACAATGTTtcgcaaaagaataaaaaaaaaaagaaaaagttattattaaatttatgaggaagatctggaaaatttcaggaaaaatgaagagataaagatatggtttgtgttaggaaaattttctttgagtcctTCTTTACAAATTTGTCTTAAAAACGACCAATATACAattaaccgttattgtataaaaggagttttgcaaaaaaaatcattacttaTACATACGTTTTATGttctagtgcttttcctacatacttttggggTTGGTCCTGGAACAAcagttgttacctttgccaaaacctattcgatggtataggtctcatttgtggcgaaaggttggaccatttTGCTCATTTTGCCCATTGTATTTTTGGATCAAAataatcgataggctaaccccttacagttttctcaaaaaatcgcaaataagttgtattttttattatttgtagcTGAAATCAACTGAGAATGCTAGAAATGAGTATAGAAATCGATTCTAATCGTTAGATTTATTAAAagagaattaataaaaatagtttttctgaTATATCAAATTGTTTCATCGGTTTCATCTCTTTTTATCCAAAGGTTAACATGTGTCCATCGCTATCCATTCCAGTTTCCGCTTTTTGTCACCAGATGTCACTACTTTCGGCTAAAAAATGCCTTAgtaaggacttaataagtacttattttaTGTACTTTCTCAAAGCTCTTTTTTAAGAGGATGGAAAATGTCTTTAATTATAGCAATGCGCTAAtaacagcttaccttgtgttagccggAATAGTGCCAATGAAAAGTGCTCCGGGTGAATTTAATCGAAAAATATTGAGGTAAGGGACAAATCCTGGgaggaaat encodes the following:
- the LOC129805191 gene encoding dynein axonemal heavy chain 2 translates to MEGGQDVHSEVSVSEESDEDKPREVIVEDSEPQIPVPQYTDEELDKLVEFVQNMTTLFDLHESDWTEDCVETIRKWFMNVSELVLLIFYDGNALSASLGFPAASVLDFTYFLRLPGEIFAVDGFHDCVQFGTMHEVDGSMLALLEIVFAPIFFAYEPWSESVKSACLEAVHGFLAHVSHLHHKLAGFTVLYIPTEGMHLEPLEAVKDPRYLKRLEAVATHWMTQIRTALADTDQTDHDSVCPSDEYDFWLYRHETLLALTMQIKCREVCHIMEILEKSQSIYRKQLAILFEDCQKELERAESNYKFLSILVTPSQELENASNPLDIPAILPKIMHSIYLIWTHSKFYSSPKEITGLFRALSNHIILYCRTKIDTIGILRGRPNEGVRVCLMALDCCIAHREIYESIKRQHEEETSGEVDWRKLDEAAIFNHVDTFMRRLCNMVDICESMMVFGRYNENQKIAAPRFGGTRGPQFENAFVAVERMYNEGLEAIKREHEVIFDVRNNTWQKTMEDFRGMLKDLEEIVGNWMDQIFQTVANVDEGVEALCALTNFYNRKSLQQAYVAKVMLVWNLLIEEINDTNAYLLENSETRSSLHPKHAGRAIIGTICLNKILRIKNILVDSAWMVDVPNSPGILAQFEVMEKNVKTQVRELRDHWANSVKEEVVQCLQRSLMLRSVSRPGLLECNIDRKVLNLFDDIIYFQYLGFPIPIHLNLFFGKYETTKITFESVLTVVLDYNRILTGLSDKERLLFKALIKLCDKKVTMGIYKLNWAGDFSDNYIHDCVMYTSQVQEFVNIYKMSNNKIVDICEKICDLPILRISTVSAMDLKSVEENIMNEREQALMQLTVHYKDIVDHIVTVYQGFEDQMENMLEEWSKYVEKIDALVLEAFHCSVKFGLENIFTRIHGDGTLGPSPLIKVEVNLVSNRLSFTPSIDDVLSVILQVFSDIMVVLKGFPRLVHHLNLPKMEHVKKFHEILSNDDECLGIFSKIQDELRHMEHCMVTYCETWAPFRSQWELDKDVFMDNYEATNPSPEMFHININRYTEVANLIANQENISLVGFLAVNSVKLKNTLIEHIDEWQGRHTHLLKTRSCAKIEEIYEYMDEMGSQIVVKPRSAEAMRAALDLHSRLMEEVPEKEASFQIIKDHFTTLDKHSISVSGKIQKMLFNLEATWAIYLDKLKDSGEMLMTSKDQFFIE